Genomic DNA from Streptomyces sp. PCS3-D2:
GGCGCAGGAGTTCATCGCGCGGATCCGCAAAGAGCACCCCACCGCCTCGCACCACTGCTACGCCTACGTCATCGGTGCCGACGCCGCCGTCCAGAAGGCCAGCGACGACGGCGAGCCCGGCGGCACCGCCGGGGTGCCCATGCTGCAGATGCTCATGCGCCGGGACGTCCGCTACGCCGTCGCCGTCGTCACCCGCTACTACGGCGGCGTGAAACTCGGCGCCGGAGGTCTGATCCGCGCCTACGGCGGAGTCGTCGGCGAGGCCCTCGACGAGCTCGGCACCGTCACCCGGCGGCGCTACCGGCTGGCCACCGTCACCGTCGACCACCAGCGGGCCGGGAAGACGCAGAACGACCTGCGCTCCACCGGCCGGACCGTGGTGGACCTGCGCTACGGGGCCGCCGTCGAGATCGAGGTCGCCCTCCCCGAGGCGGACCTGCCCGCCTTCGAGGCCTGGCTCGCCGACACCACGGCCGGCAGCGCCGCCCTCACCCTCGGCGGGGAGACGTACGCGCCCTGAGCGCCCCCGGGGACGGGTTAGCGTAGAGGGGTTCAGCGAGCGGGAGACGACCAGGGGGAGACCGTATGTGCGGCGGGGCCGGCGAGTGAAGTTCCTGCACACCTCCGACTGGCACCTCGGCCGGGCCTTCCACCGGGTGAACCTGCTCGGCGCCCAGGCCGCCTTCGTGGACCACCTCGTCGAGACGGTCCGCACGCACGAGGTGGACGCCGTCCTCGTCGCCGGAGACGTCTACGACCGTGCCGTGCCCCCGCTGCCCGCCGTCGAGCTGTACGACCGGGCGCTGCACCGGCTCGCACGGCTGGGCGTGCCCACCGTCATGATCTCCGGGAACCACGACTCCGCGCGCCGGATCGGGGTCGGGGCCGGGCTGATCGACCGCGCCGGGATCCACCTGCGCACCGACCCGGCGGGCTGCGCCGACCCGGTGGTCCTGGCCGACGCGCACGGTGACGTGGCGCTGTACGGGCTACCGTACCTGGAGCCGGCCCTGGTCAAGGACCAGTTCGGCGCGCAGAAGGCCAGCCACGAGGCGGTCCTGGGCGCGGCCATGGACCGGATCCGGGCCGATCTCGCCGGCCGCCCGCCCGGCACCCGCTCCGTCGTCCTGGCGCACGCCTTCGTCACCGGCGGGCAGTCCAGCGACAGCGAGCGGGACATCGCCGTCGGAGGCGTTCAGGCCGTCCCCGCCTCCGTCTTCGACGGGATCGACTACACCGCCCTCGGCCACCTCCACGGCTGCCAGACGATCAGCGAACGGGTCCGCTACTCCGGCTCCCCGCTCGCCTACTCCTTCTCCGAAGCCGACCACCGCAAGAGCATGTGGATGATCGAACTGGGCGCACAGGGAGAGATCACCGCCGCCGAGCGCGTCGACACCCCCGTACCCCGTGCCCTCGCGAGGCTGCGCGGACGGATCGACGACCTGCTCGACGACCCCGCGTACACCGTGCACGAAGAGGCCTGGGTGGAGGCCACCCTCACCGACCCGGTACGCCCCGAGGAGCCGATGGCCCGCCTCGCAGCCCGTTTCCCGCACACCCTCACTCTCGCCTTCGACCCCGAGGGCCGCCGGGAGGAGACCGGGGCCTCCTATGCCCAGCGGCTCCGCGGCCGCACCGACCAGCAGATCGCCGAGGACTTCGTCGCCCACGTGCGCGGCGGCGGCCGGCCGGACGAGGCCGAACGCGCCGTCCTGGCGGGCGCCTTCGACGACGTACGCGCCGACGACAGCCACCGGGAGATCCACCGATGAGGCTGCACAGGCTGGCCGTCACCGCCTTCGGGCCGTTCGCCGCACCCCAGGAGATCGACTTCGACGCCCTCTCCGGCGCCGGCATCTTCCTGCTGCACGGACCCACCGGTGCGGGCAAGACCTCGGTGCTCGACGCCGTCTGCTACGCCCTCTACGGTTCGGTGCCCGGCGCCCGCCAGGCCCCCGGCACCAGCCTGCGCAGCGACCACGCCGCCGCCGGCACCCCCACCGAGGTCACCCTCGAACTCACCGCGGGCGGCCGGCGCCTGGAGATCACCCGCCGCCCCGAGCAGGAGCGTCCGAAGAAACGGGGCACGGGCACCACCAGGGACAAAGCGCAGAGTTGGCTGCGCGAGCGCACCGGCGCGGGCTGGGAGGCGCTCAGCCGATCCCATCAGGAGATCGGCGAGGAGATCGAGCAGCTGCTCGGCATGAGCCGCGAGCAGTTCTGCCAGGTCGTGTTGCTGCCGCAGGGGGAGTTCGCGCGGTTCCTGCGCGCCGACGAGGCGGCCCGCGGCCGGCTTCTGGGCCGGCTCTTCGACACCCGCCGGTTCGCGGCCGTGGAGACCCTGCTCGGGGAGCGGCGCCGGGCCGCCGAGGCCCGGGTCCGGGCCGGCGACGAGAAGGTGCTGCACACCGCCCAGCGGCTCGCCCAGGCCGCCGGGGACAGCGCCGACCTGCGGGCCTGGCCACTGCCCGGACACCAGCCGGGAGACCCCGGGCTGGCCGGAGCGGTCCGTGCCTGGGCGGCCGTCGCCCGCTGCTCGGCCCGGGACCGCCTCGACGTCGCCGCGTACGCGCTCGCCGCCGTCGAAGGCCGGCACGCCGCCGCCCGGCGGGCCGCCGAGGAAGCGCGCGAGCTCGACCGGCTGCAGCGCCGGCACGCGGAGACCGTCCGCCGCGCCGCGCTGCTCGCCGAGGCCGGGCCGGAGCGGGAGCGCGTGCGCGGGCTGCTGGACGGGGCCCGGCGCGGAGCGCTGGTGGCCCCCGCCCTGGAGCTGCGCGGCGCGGCCTCCTCGGCGCACCTCGCCGCCGCGCACGCCGAGACGGCCGCCCGGGCGGAACTGCCGCCCCCGCTGCGGGAGGCGGGCGCCGAGCAGCTGGCCGGCGTCGAGCAGCGGCTGCGCGAGGAA
This window encodes:
- a CDS encoding exonuclease SbcCD subunit D — translated: MKFLHTSDWHLGRAFHRVNLLGAQAAFVDHLVETVRTHEVDAVLVAGDVYDRAVPPLPAVELYDRALHRLARLGVPTVMISGNHDSARRIGVGAGLIDRAGIHLRTDPAGCADPVVLADAHGDVALYGLPYLEPALVKDQFGAQKASHEAVLGAAMDRIRADLAGRPPGTRSVVLAHAFVTGGQSSDSERDIAVGGVQAVPASVFDGIDYTALGHLHGCQTISERVRYSGSPLAYSFSEADHRKSMWMIELGAQGEITAAERVDTPVPRALARLRGRIDDLLDDPAYTVHEEAWVEATLTDPVRPEEPMARLAARFPHTLTLAFDPEGRREETGASYAQRLRGRTDQQIAEDFVAHVRGGGRPDEAERAVLAGAFDDVRADDSHREIHR
- a CDS encoding YigZ family protein, with product MKADQYVTVAREGVHESEINRSRFLCALAPAATEPEAQEFIARIRKEHPTASHHCYAYVIGADAAVQKASDDGEPGGTAGVPMLQMLMRRDVRYAVAVVTRYYGGVKLGAGGLIRAYGGVVGEALDELGTVTRRRYRLATVTVDHQRAGKTQNDLRSTGRTVVDLRYGAAVEIEVALPEADLPAFEAWLADTTAGSAALTLGGETYAP